One Amblyomma americanum isolate KBUSLIRL-KWMA chromosome 8, ASM5285725v1, whole genome shotgun sequence DNA window includes the following coding sequences:
- the RpL3 gene encoding ribosomal protein L3, which yields MSHRKFSAPRHGSMGFVPKKRSKRIRGKVKAFPKDDPTKPIHLTAFLGFKAGMTHIVREVDKPGSKVNKKEVVEPVTILETPPMMIVGVVGYIETPKGLRAFKTVWAEHLSEECRRRFYKNWYKSKKKAFTKSCKRWQEDLGRQEIERDFKKMKKYCKVIRVLAHTQMKLMHRRQKKAHIMEIQVNGGSVGAKIKWAREHLEKPVPVSQVFTQDEMIDVIGVTKGKGFKGVTSRWHTKKLPRKTHKGLRKVACIGAWHPSRVQFTVARAGQKGFHHRTEINKKIYRIGQGVHKKDGKLVINNAATDYDTSNKSITPMGGFPHYGVVNCDYVMLKGCIMGPKKRVITLRKSLLVHTKRTALEKITLKFIDTSSKFGHGRFQTPAEKHNFMGPLKKDKLKEETAA from the exons ATG TCGCACCGCAAGTTTTCGGCCCCTCGCCATGGCTCCATGGGCTTCGTGCCCAAGAAGCGGAGCAAGCGCATCCGGGGCAAGGTGAAGGCGTTCCCCAAGGATGACCCGACCAAGCCCATCCACCTGACCGCCTTCCTGGGCTTCAAGGCCGGCATGACGCACATTGTGCGCGAGGTGGACAAGCCCGGATCGA AGGTGAACAAGAAGGAGGTGGTAGAGCCGGTGACCATCCTGGAGACCCCGCCAATGATGATCGTGGGCGTGGTGGGCTACATCGAGACGCCCAAGGGCTTGCGTGCCTTCAAGACTGTCTGGGCCGAGCACCTGAGCGAGGAGTGCCGGCGACGCTTCTACAAGAACTGGTACAAGTCCAAGAAGAAGGCCTTCACCAAGAGCTGCAAGCGCTGGCAGGAGGACTTGGGCCGCCAGGAGATTGAGCGAGACTTCAAGAAAATGAAGAAGTACTGCAAGGTGATCCGCGTGCTGGCCCACACCCAGATGAAGCTCATGCACCGGCGCCAGAAGAAGGCCCACATCATGGAGATCCAG GTGAACGGCGGCAGTGTGGGCGCCAAGATCAAGTGGGCCCGTGAGCACCTGGAGAAGCCTGTCCCAGTGTCCCAGGTGTTCACCCAGGATGAGATGATCGACGTCATTGGTGTGACCAAGGGCAAGGGCTTCAAGGGAGTGACCAGCCGTTGGCACACCAAGAAGCTGCCGCGGAAGACGCACAAGGGTCTGCGCAAG GTGGCCTGTATTGGAGCATGGCATCCGAGCCGTGTCCAGTTCACCGTGGCACGTGCTGGTCAGAAGGGCTTCCACCACCGCACAGAGATCAACAAGAAGATCTACCGCATTGGCCAGGGCGTGCACAAGAAGGACGGAAAACTGGTCATCAACAACGCCGCCACAGATTACGACACTTCCAACAAGAGCATCACTCCCATG GGCGGCTTCCCGCACTATGGTGTGGTGAACTGCGACTATGTGATGCTCAAGGGCTGCATCATGGGTCCTAAGAAGAGGGTAATCACACTGCGCAAG TCTCTGCTGGTGCACACTAAGAGGACTGCCCTGGAGAAGATCACTCTGAAGTTCATCGACACATCATCCAAGTTCGGACATGGTCGCTTCCAGACTCCAGCCGAGAAGCACAACTTTATG ggcCCACTGAAGAAAGACAAGCTGAAGGAAGAAACTGCTGCCTAA
- the Polr1E gene encoding RNA polymerase I subunit E, with protein sequence MAPKRWRLKAGETPTCVPVVSFSHGSLSASTRLPVSVYEKNVTTAGRTKTRRILVSEADGLEYVGENYGEHGLRANTHCNHFVAVENVSTGRVALYPADLITMRPYFAKTISDASKAQDKSYREQVDALATTFGSKRKRRAVETRLRLQVDESTLRETAASTLDAVKDTLATARNDTPAGKTPASVAEAIPPQNRDATIPQDVYQIEDIIPPEHNDYLDELAEPLLNATPDQIAQWRSDATYPEYVINRLERLSRDPENRAIELRLLVFYCMLISVSRLKYNDVKKKDPLPDISEPLKSIILDTFTITSRTERGATSRNFPQRMKDKVLAYIMVIVLVLEDYKYDFKTVQLDTKSSDRTLTTLAYALGCHVGTRKTPGVRIGSKYLELKLPLVDPSQHIRAKKARVA encoded by the coding sequence ATGGCACCGAAGAGGTGGCGTTTGAAAGCCGGCGAAACGCCAACTTGCGTCCCCGTCGTCTCATTCTCGCATGGTTCGCTTAGTGCCAGCACTCGGCTACCCGTCAGCGTCTACGAGAAAAATGTTACGACCGCCGGTCGCACCAAAACGCGTCGTATTCTCGTGTCTGAAGCCGACGGCTTGGAGTATGTCGGCGAAAATTACGGCGAGCACGGGCTGCGGGCGAACACCcactgcaaccacttcgtggccgTCGAAAATGTGAGCACGGGCAGAGTCGCGCTGTACCCGGCCGACCTGATCACCATGCGGCCTTATTTCGCGAAGACCATCAGCGACGCGTCGAAAGCGCAGGACAAGTCGTACCGGGAACAGGTCGACGCGCTGGCGACTACTTTCGGCAGCAAGCGCAAGCGCAGAGCGGTTGAAACGCGCCTTCGGCTTCAAGTGGACGAGAGCACGCTTCGCGAAACCGCTGCCAGCACGCTGGATGCAGTTAAAGACACTCTGGCGACCGCTCGAAACGACACACCCGCTGGCAAGACTCCAGCGTCCGTCGCTGAAGCGATACCACCGCAAAACCGCGACGCAACTATCCCGCAGGACGTGTACCAGATAGAAGACATCATCCCGCCCGAACACAACGACTACCTCGACGAGCTTGCCGAACCTTTGCTGAACGCGACGCCCGACCAGATCGCGCAGTGGAGGTCGGACGCGACTTATCCGGAGTACGTGATCAACCGCCTCGAGCGCCTGTCCAGAGACCCGGAGAACAGGGCGATCGAGCTGAGGCTTCTCGTCTTCTACTGCATGCTCATCTCCGTGTCCAGGCTCAAGTACAACGACGTGAAAAAGAAGGACCCGCTGCCGGACATATCGGAGCCGCTCAAGAGCATTATCCTCGACACGTTCACAATCACGTCGCGCACCGAGCGCGGTGCGACGTCGCGAAACTTTCCGCAGAGGATGAAGGACAAGGTGCTCGCCTACATCATGGTGATCGTGCTCGTCCTCGAAGACTACAAGTACGACTTCAAGACGGTCCAGCTGGACACCAAATCCTCGGACAGGACGCTGACGACGCTGGCCTACGCGCTCGGCTGCCATGTCGGCACTCGCAAGACGCCCGGCGTTCGCATTGGGAGCAAGTACTTAGAACTCAAGCTTCCCCTCGTGGACCCCAGTCAGCATATCAGGGCCAAAAAGGCTCGTGTTGCATAA